The Acinetobacter lwoffii genomic sequence GCAAATGACAGACATGAATGATTATGATGACGACGTTGAAGATTCAATTGTTGACGATGATGAAGCAAAAGCCGCTGAAAAAGGCGCGGTCGATAGCACAGAGGTCGTCAGTGATACCGATCTTGTAGAAGCTGAAACTTTGACCGTCACTGCAAAGCTGAAAAAGCGTCAAGCACTTGAAGACGAGATTGCGGCTTTCCTTGCCAGTGGTGGTCGTATTGTTGAAGTGCCGGCAGATGAATCAGTAGCCAAAGAATAAGTTATTGATTAACTTGTTTCTTATAAAAAACACCACATTCAATGTGGTGTTTTTTTTTGCAAATCCAAACGTAATAGAAAATCTAAAGCAATTAGTCGTTTGCCGAAGTCAGTTCTAAAGCACGTTGATAAGCGACTTTCTTTTTGATTCCGGTTAAATCTGCCGCCAGTTGTGAAGCAGCTTTGACCGAAAGGTCCTGTAATAGGCGATTCAATAATTTATCCAGCTTTTCCTGATCCAGATCTTTTTCTTCGGTGGCACCGCCAATCACCAAAACAATTTCGCCTTTTTGCTGATTGTGATCATTGCTAATGAATTCGACCAGCTCACCCAAGGTCATTTTCTTGATAGTTTCAAAAGTCTTGGTGATTTCTCGCGCAAAACCGACCGGGCGATCTGCTCCGAAAACGCTGGCCATATCTTTAACGGACTCCAGAATCCGGTGCGGTGCTTCATAGAAAATTAAAGTCTGGGTTTCATCTTTCAGTTTTTCCAGATTCAGCAGGCGCTGACTTTGTCTGGATGGCAGAAAACCTTCAAAGCTGAAGCGGTCACTCGGCAAGCCAACAGCACTTAAGGCAGCAATAGCCGCACAAGCACCAGGTACAGGAATCACGCGAATATTATGCGCTTGTGCAGCACGGACAAATTTAAAGCCAGGGTCGCTAATCAGGGGAGTGCCAGCATCACTGATCAGGGCCATATCTTCGCCATTCAGCAGGCGCTGGATCAGCTGATCAATCTTGTTGCTTTCATTATGCTCATGGCAAGCGGTCAGAGGTGTTTGAATATTAAAGTGTTTAAGCAATTGTGCTGAAGTTCGTGTATCCTCGGCAGCAATAAGACTCACCGACTTTAACACCTGAAGTGCACGATAACTAATATCATCTAAGTGCCCGATTGGAGTCGCAACAACAAATAACTGAGCACTCATAGGTTTCTCCATGTGGAATAAATTGAATAATAAAAAATGGAAGATTAAAAATAAAATATTGGGCTTGTGTTTAATCAGCTACATCAGCAGCGTACAAGCAGAAGTGTTGATCATTCTACCCGAATCCGGACCTTTGGCGCGAGCTGCATCGAGTATCAAACAGGGATTTCTCAGCGCCTATGCTACTTCCGGGCAGAAAGTCCCATTGAAATGGGTCAATTCCAATCAGAAAAATATCTCCCAGCTACTGAAGCAGCATGTCAATAAAAAAACCAAAATGGTGGTGGGTCCATTGGCGCGTAGCGATGTAGAACAACTACTTAGGAGCAAACCTAAAGTACGTACCCTCAGCCTGAATGATGTAGCAGGGTCATCACCCCAAGTCTGGCAATTCAGCCTGTCCAAAAAAGAAGATGCCGCTGCCTTAAAAACCTTATTGCACAAAGATGGAATTCAACAGCTGCTGATTTTACGCCAGCCGGGCAGTGAAGCCGAGTATGAACTGTTGCTGATGTCATTGTTCAGTCAAAGTGATCTGAAATTCAAGATCGTGAACAAGGCGCCCATTTTTTTAATGCCAAAACAAGGGCTGTTATACCTCGGCAATGCAGAAGGGCTGGCTGCCATACCTGAATTAAGCCATAAACGGATG encodes the following:
- a CDS encoding penicillin-binding protein activator: MWNKLNNKKWKIKNKILGLCLISYISSVQAEVLIILPESGPLARAASSIKQGFLSAYATSGQKVPLKWVNSNQKNISQLLKQHVNKKTKMVVGPLARSDVEQLLRSKPKVRTLSLNDVAGSSPQVWQFSLSKKEDAAALKTLLHKDGIQQLLILRQPGSEAEYELLLMSLFSQSDLKFKIVNKAPIFLMPKQGLLYLGNAEGLAAIPELSHKRMYTVANRISEQHKPPRGIKFCDVPVLYLADWPDVLQAYTKEPVDMSYQRLIAFGGDAWQITQQYLSQPHLQHIEFQGRTGRIEITDHSIQRSPQCFQYSGTGVKLL
- the rsmI gene encoding 16S rRNA (cytidine(1402)-2'-O)-methyltransferase; the encoded protein is MSAQLFVVATPIGHLDDISYRALQVLKSVSLIAAEDTRTSAQLLKHFNIQTPLTACHEHNESNKIDQLIQRLLNGEDMALISDAGTPLISDPGFKFVRAAQAHNIRVIPVPGACAAIAALSAVGLPSDRFSFEGFLPSRQSQRLLNLEKLKDETQTLIFYEAPHRILESVKDMASVFGADRPVGFAREITKTFETIKKMTLGELVEFISNDHNQQKGEIVLVIGGATEEKDLDQEKLDKLLNRLLQDLSVKAASQLAADLTGIKKKVAYQRALELTSAND